One Acidobacteriota bacterium genomic window carries:
- a CDS encoding hydrolase: protein MPTRRDFLIAAAAAGTTALLGPATDAFASASQPTTPVNFKVPPGACDCHVHIFGDPQRFPFTPTRTYTPEAATVDELRNMHRALHIDRVVVIQASVYGTDNSCTLDAIKQLGPRARGIAVIDEKTSSAELDRMHRGGIRGVRINLGTAGQDDPAFARERLQKALRQIGGRPWHVQMFVSLPVVAAIEKQLTAATVPIVFDHFGGAKAVLGVQQPGMASLLRLLQTEKAYVKISGVYRASSAPDYQDAAPLAKVFVAANPERVLWGSDWPHPDTASARETTEVSPLLPIDDGRMLNLLATWLPNVARRNAILVDNPAKLYRF, encoded by the coding sequence GTGCCCACTCGACGTGACTTTCTCATCGCCGCTGCCGCTGCTGGAACAACAGCGCTGCTTGGACCTGCAACCGATGCCTTTGCCAGCGCTTCGCAACCCACTACGCCGGTGAACTTCAAAGTTCCTCCAGGCGCGTGCGATTGCCACGTGCACATCTTTGGCGATCCTCAGCGCTTTCCGTTTACTCCAACTCGCACCTACACGCCTGAGGCCGCCACGGTCGACGAGCTGCGCAACATGCATCGCGCACTGCATATCGATCGCGTGGTCGTCATTCAGGCGAGCGTTTATGGAACTGACAACTCCTGCACACTCGATGCAATCAAGCAGCTTGGTCCACGGGCTCGCGGCATTGCTGTCATCGATGAGAAGACTTCTTCTGCAGAACTCGACCGCATGCATCGCGGCGGGATTCGCGGGGTTCGCATTAACCTCGGAACTGCCGGGCAGGATGATCCCGCGTTTGCCCGAGAGCGCCTGCAAAAGGCGCTTCGGCAGATCGGCGGACGTCCCTGGCATGTTCAGATGTTTGTGAGTCTTCCCGTAGTGGCGGCGATCGAGAAGCAGCTTACCGCTGCTACTGTCCCGATCGTCTTCGATCATTTCGGCGGAGCTAAGGCCGTTCTTGGAGTGCAACAGCCTGGGATGGCGAGTTTGTTGCGCCTGCTTCAAACTGAGAAAGCCTACGTGAAAATCTCTGGCGTCTATCGCGCATCGAGCGCTCCCGATTATCAGGACGCAGCGCCATTGGCGAAGGTGTTTGTCGCTGCCAATCCAGAGCGCGTGCTATGGGGTTCTGACTGGCCACATCCCGATACCGCCAGTGCTCGCGAGACTACAGAGGTCTCCCCTCTGCTCCCGATTGATGATGGGCGAATGTTGAACCTGCTCGCGACCTGGCTTCCAAACGTTGCCCGACGCAACGCAATCCTGGTGGATAATCCGGCGAAGCTGTATAGGTTCTGA
- a CDS encoding asparagine--tRNA ligase produces MEVKEQPITASEAPVTTISQIGTREGQSVTIRGWLYNLRESGKLLFPIFRDGSGIIQGVVPKAAVPPEVFDNIKHLTQESAVIVTGKVRADKRAPGGYELDVSDVQVVQKVPENDPFPISLKEHGVDFLMEHRHLWMRTPRQAAILRTRAEIIKAARDFFDDRGFTLTDPPILTPAACEGTTTLFPVDYFDEQAYLTQSGQLYIEATAMALGKVYSFGPTFRAEKSKTRRHLTEFWMVEPEVAYATLDDLMNLAEEFISFIVARCLERRPADLQVIGRDVSKLANVRTPFPRITYDEAVQLLHKGFAEGKLESKFEWGGDFGSPDETYISSQFDRPVMVHRYPAAVKAFYMEPDPQRPELALCVDVLAPEGYGEIIGGSQRMGSYELLLKRIHEHGLPESAFKWYLDLRKYGGVPHAGFGMGIERAVAWICALEHVRETIPFPRMLHRIYP; encoded by the coding sequence ATGGAAGTCAAAGAACAACCAATCACCGCCAGCGAAGCCCCCGTAACCACGATCTCCCAAATCGGAACGCGCGAAGGGCAAAGCGTCACCATTCGCGGATGGCTCTACAATCTGCGCGAGAGCGGGAAACTGCTCTTTCCGATCTTCCGCGATGGCAGCGGAATCATTCAGGGAGTGGTGCCGAAAGCGGCGGTTCCTCCTGAAGTTTTTGACAACATCAAACATCTCACGCAGGAATCGGCGGTGATCGTCACAGGCAAAGTTCGCGCCGACAAACGTGCACCGGGTGGGTACGAGCTCGACGTGAGCGATGTGCAAGTCGTGCAGAAGGTGCCGGAGAACGACCCCTTCCCGATCTCACTCAAAGAACACGGCGTCGATTTCCTCATGGAACACCGCCATCTCTGGATGCGAACGCCGCGACAGGCAGCAATCCTGCGAACACGCGCTGAGATCATCAAGGCGGCACGCGACTTCTTCGACGATCGCGGCTTCACGCTCACTGATCCGCCGATCCTGACTCCTGCCGCTTGCGAAGGAACGACCACGCTCTTCCCGGTCGACTACTTCGACGAGCAGGCTTATCTGACACAGTCGGGCCAGCTATACATCGAGGCCACCGCGATGGCGCTGGGCAAGGTCTATTCGTTTGGCCCAACGTTTCGCGCAGAGAAATCGAAGACGCGCCGCCATCTCACCGAGTTCTGGATGGTCGAACCTGAGGTCGCGTACGCGACGCTCGATGATCTTATGAACCTTGCAGAGGAGTTCATCAGCTTCATCGTCGCGCGCTGTCTGGAACGCCGTCCCGCCGATCTGCAAGTCATAGGACGCGACGTTTCGAAGCTCGCGAATGTTAGGACTCCATTCCCCCGGATCACCTACGACGAAGCAGTGCAGCTCTTGCACAAAGGCTTTGCGGAAGGAAAGCTGGAGAGCAAGTTCGAGTGGGGCGGAGATTTCGGCTCGCCTGACGAGACTTATATCTCCTCGCAATTCGATCGACCGGTGATGGTGCATCGTTATCCCGCGGCAGTGAAGGCCTTCTACATGGAGCCCGATCCGCAGCGTCCCGAGCTGGCATTGTGCGTCGATGTGTTAGCTCCCGAAGGCTACGGGGAGATCATCGGCGGCTCACAGCGCATGGGTTCCTATGAACTGCTGCTGAAGCGGATCCATGAGCACGGCCTGCCGGAATCGGCATTTAAGTGGTACCTGGATTTACGCAAGTACGGCGGTGTTCCACACGCCGGTTTCGGAATGGGAATCGAACGTGCCGTGGCCTGGATTTGCGCTCTGGAACACGTGCGCGAGACGATTCCGTTCCCGCGGATGTTGCATCGGATTTATCCTTAG
- the rocF gene encoding arginase, with the protein MIDRIKELPSRPHSAPTQVAARKIRVIGVPLDLGQSRRGVDMGPSAVRVAGLEAKLESLGLIVEDGGNIPVAIAETKKQGNAHAKYLKEIATTCTKEAELVLKTLQEGMIPVVLGGDHSIAAGTVSGVAEFYRQQEQRIGLIWIDAHSDINTPATSPSGNVHGMPLAAILGLWQDELSRIYDFSPKVLPENTVIIGVRDIDQAEKENIRSAGISEVYTMRDIDERGMRTVMEEALRTAGRGTAGYHVSLDMDWIDPEDAPGVGTPVRGGATYREAHLAMEIIADHGRMTSLEIVEVNPVIDEHNRTANLAVELAMSAFGKKIL; encoded by the coding sequence ATGATCGATCGCATAAAAGAGCTACCCTCCCGCCCGCATAGCGCGCCGACGCAGGTCGCGGCGCGCAAGATTCGTGTCATTGGTGTCCCGCTCGATCTTGGACAGTCACGGCGCGGTGTTGACATGGGTCCCTCGGCGGTTCGCGTGGCGGGACTCGAGGCCAAGCTCGAGTCGCTTGGCCTGATCGTCGAGGATGGCGGCAACATCCCCGTCGCAATCGCGGAGACCAAGAAACAAGGCAATGCTCATGCGAAGTATCTGAAGGAGATTGCGACTACTTGCACGAAAGAGGCCGAGCTGGTCTTAAAGACCTTGCAGGAAGGAATGATTCCGGTGGTTCTCGGCGGCGATCATTCCATTGCGGCAGGAACGGTGAGCGGCGTGGCCGAGTTTTATCGCCAGCAGGAGCAGCGCATCGGTCTCATCTGGATCGACGCCCACAGCGACATCAATACGCCGGCAACGTCGCCCAGCGGCAACGTACATGGAATGCCTTTAGCCGCAATTCTTGGACTGTGGCAGGACGAGCTCTCGCGCATCTACGATTTCTCACCCAAGGTGCTGCCCGAAAATACCGTGATCATCGGCGTGCGCGACATCGATCAGGCGGAGAAGGAAAATATCCGCAGCGCGGGCATCAGCGAGGTGTACACCATGCGCGATATCGACGAGCGTGGCATGCGAACGGTGATGGAAGAGGCGCTGCGCACGGCGGGTCGCGGAACGGCGGGCTATCACGTGTCGCTCGACATGGACTGGATCGATCCCGAGGACGCGCCGGGAGTTGGTACGCCTGTGCGCGGAGGCGCCACCTATCGCGAAGCTCACCTGGCAATGGAGATCATCGCTGACCATGGCCGAATGACCAGCCTCGAGATCGTTGAAGTCAATCCGGTGATCGACGAGCATAATCGGACAGCAAACCTGGCGGTTGAGTTGGCGATGTCCGCTTTTGGGAAGAAGATTTTATAG